One window of Chamaesiphon minutus PCC 6605 genomic DNA carries:
- a CDS encoding DUF2231 domain-containing protein encodes MNSPLIDQLGNQLGANGLPYIVPIHPNLVHLTLGLFIVAIGFDIVGTLFPLEKPIFKFLAIPATQSNFYDVGWYNMLAAAVITFFFVHGTLGAQLAADFGVHITVDRLLRLGQDPNLVLK; translated from the coding sequence ATGAATTCTCCACTAATCGACCAACTTGGCAACCAATTGGGTGCGAATGGTTTACCCTACATTGTGCCCATTCATCCCAATCTAGTACATCTAACTCTAGGTTTATTTATCGTCGCGATCGGGTTCGATATTGTCGGCACCTTATTTCCCCTAGAGAAACCAATTTTTAAGTTTTTAGCGATCCCCGCCACTCAATCGAATTTCTATGATGTCGGTTGGTACAATATGCTCGCTGCCGCCGTAATTACCTTCTTTTTCGTTCACGGCACCTTGGGCGCACAATTAGCAGCAGATTTTGGCGTACATATTACCGTCGATCGATTATTGCGTCTGGGTCAAGATCCGAATCTAGTGTTGAAATAG
- a CDS encoding DUF2231 domain-containing protein gives MLKYLPPLNDHNLPYPDTIHPIVVHFVIAMILFAILCDLIGYFSHNYRLYEVSWWNLFFATISIFIAIVFGQIEAGLAEAYTAVESTLNLHTIFGWSLSGVICAVTAWRYVLRSRDPKSLPLPFLGVGVVLVGLVCFQTYLGDLLVWVYGLHTVTVVEAFREGTLQ, from the coding sequence ATTTTGAAATATTTACCACCTTTAAACGACCACAATCTGCCATATCCAGATACGATCCATCCGATCGTCGTCCATTTCGTAATTGCGATGATTTTATTTGCAATTTTATGCGATTTAATTGGTTATTTCAGCCATAATTATCGTCTGTATGAAGTCAGTTGGTGGAATTTATTCTTTGCAACAATTTCAATTTTTATAGCGATCGTGTTTGGGCAGATTGAAGCAGGACTTGCCGAAGCTTATACGGCAGTCGAATCAACCTTGAACCTACACACGATCTTTGGTTGGTCGCTTTCTGGCGTTATTTGTGCGGTGACGGCTTGGCGTTATGTGTTGAGATCGCGCGATCCCAAATCCTTACCCTTACCCTTTTTAGGTGTGGGGGTAGTTTTAGTGGGGTTGGTATGTTTCCAAACTTATTTGGGGGATTTGCTAGTGTGGGTGTATGGGCTGCATACAGTTACCGTAGTTGAAGCATTTCGGGAGGGTACTTTGCAATAA
- a CDS encoding pentapeptide repeat-containing protein, whose protein sequence is MTKLYTVDSFPTYLLKLKNVGLAQSNLDGANLSGVDLSGANLSENSLCETNLTNAKLIDAFFDGCTRMLGCNLTEADFTGVNLDGVWMERNIYYNTIMPNSTIKTGKD, encoded by the coding sequence TTGACCAAACTTTATACAGTTGATTCTTTCCCCACCTACCTACTTAAATTGAAAAATGTGGGACTAGCTCAGTCCAACTTGGATGGTGCCAATCTGAGTGGTGTTGATTTGAGTGGGGCTAACCTGAGCGAAAATAGTTTGTGTGAGACTAATTTGACAAACGCTAAATTAATTGATGCTTTTTTCGATGGTTGTACTCGGATGCTGGGTTGCAACTTGACTGAAGCTGACTTTACTGGAGTCAACTTGGACGGAGTTTGGATGGAGAGAAACATTTACTACAACACAATTATGCCTAACAGCACTATTAAAACTGGAAAAGACTGA
- a CDS encoding ATP-dependent 6-phosphofructokinase: MTSHKRIGILTSGGDCAGLNAAIRAVVHRAIDTYNWEPIGIFRATQGLMERPIGAVKLTIPLVDRLLVMGGTYLGTTNKGNPFAFPMENGELLDRSPEIIEGYHQLGLDAIVGIGGDGSLAILRKICQQGGMNFVAIPKTIDNDVGVTEHSIGFDTAVNIATEALDRLHFTAASHSRAMILEVMGRDAGHIAISAGIAGGADVILIPEIPYTIANLCERIRLRQLEGKNYSLIIVSEAVKTECGEIVQVDTNRYGGIGHYLATKIAAASGAETRVTTLGHTQRGGMPSPLDRLIASAFGVAAVDLIAEEKFDRMVAWQRREVISVPIEEAISQYCAVNPQSTLVKTARGLGIYLGD, translated from the coding sequence ATGACTTCCCACAAACGGATCGGCATCCTCACCAGCGGCGGTGATTGTGCTGGATTGAATGCCGCAATTCGGGCTGTCGTCCATCGGGCGATCGATACTTATAATTGGGAACCAATTGGGATTTTTCGTGCCACTCAGGGCTTGATGGAACGCCCGATCGGTGCGGTAAAATTGACGATACCATTGGTCGATCGATTGCTGGTGATGGGCGGTACTTATTTGGGTACTACCAATAAGGGGAATCCTTTTGCCTTCCCGATGGAAAATGGCGAATTACTCGATCGCTCGCCAGAAATTATTGAAGGCTATCATCAGCTAGGGCTAGATGCGATCGTCGGGATTGGTGGCGATGGTAGTCTGGCAATCTTACGAAAAATCTGCCAACAAGGTGGCATGAACTTTGTCGCGATCCCGAAGACGATCGATAATGATGTTGGCGTAACAGAACACTCGATCGGATTTGATACCGCCGTCAATATTGCGACAGAAGCTCTCGACAGATTACATTTCACCGCCGCCAGTCACTCGCGAGCGATGATTTTGGAAGTAATGGGACGCGATGCGGGACATATCGCCATTAGTGCCGGAATTGCTGGCGGTGCGGATGTAATTTTAATTCCCGAAATTCCTTACACGATCGCTAATTTGTGCGAGCGGATTCGGCTGCGTCAACTTGAGGGTAAGAATTATTCGCTGATTATCGTCTCTGAAGCGGTGAAAACCGAATGCGGTGAAATCGTCCAGGTAGATACCAATCGCTATGGTGGGATCGGTCACTATTTAGCTACCAAAATTGCGGCGGCAAGTGGAGCAGAAACGCGCGTCACGACACTCGGACACACCCAACGCGGGGGAATGCCTTCACCACTCGATCGACTGATTGCATCGGCGTTTGGGGTAGCTGCGGTAGATCTGATTGCTGAAGAGAAATTCGATCGGATGGTAGCATGGCAACGTCGCGAAGTGATTAGTGTCCCGATCGAGGAAGCAATCTCTCAATACTGTGCCGTCAATCCGCAAAGTACCCTTGTCAAAACCGCACGCGGTTTGGGGATATATTTAGGCGATTGA
- a CDS encoding amino acid ABC transporter substrate-binding protein: MTLSVLSTLLLSKPAIAHSVLEKVVNTGVLTVGTSKDAFPFAYTDKNGRLTGYSIDMSILIQKQVEKELKRPIKLDLIPLDPGDRIPKLRSGAVDMVCDAASFTWERERDVDFTVSYGTTGTQLLTRRGQRGKQSWDAAALSGRRIGALAGTTNEQSIRRFQPKAQIVLVKDRAAGYKSLRENKIDAFADDGILLEAWLQRTANTQKFEIVSKLFSQEGIACMVPENNSTFLDVANYALIRFMQGFLKGKQPYVQTFDRWFGARSVIPVSKDLRELIIENMRLTIDAKQEVPENEL, translated from the coding sequence GTGACCTTAAGTGTATTATCTACCTTGCTGCTCTCAAAACCAGCAATCGCCCACTCTGTGCTGGAAAAGGTTGTTAATACAGGTGTTTTAACCGTGGGCACTAGTAAAGATGCGTTTCCCTTTGCCTACACAGACAAAAATGGACGGCTGACTGGATACTCGATCGATATGTCCATCCTGATCCAGAAACAGGTCGAGAAAGAGCTAAAACGCCCCATCAAGCTCGATTTGATTCCCCTCGACCCCGGAGATCGAATTCCGAAGTTGAGAAGTGGTGCTGTGGATATGGTTTGTGATGCGGCTAGTTTTACCTGGGAGCGCGAACGAGATGTAGATTTTACCGTTAGTTATGGCACCACGGGCACACAACTATTGACCCGACGGGGACAGCGGGGAAAACAGTCCTGGGATGCAGCCGCCTTATCCGGTAGGCGCATTGGTGCTTTGGCTGGGACAACCAACGAACAATCGATTCGCCGCTTCCAGCCCAAAGCCCAAATTGTGTTAGTTAAAGATCGCGCAGCGGGCTACAAGTCTTTACGGGAAAATAAAATCGATGCTTTTGCCGATGATGGAATTTTACTAGAGGCATGGTTGCAACGCACCGCCAATACGCAGAAATTTGAGATTGTGAGTAAACTATTCTCTCAGGAAGGGATTGCTTGTATGGTGCCGGAAAACAACTCAACTTTTTTAGATGTTGCTAACTATGCCTTAATCCGGTTTATGCAGGGCTTTCTGAAAGGGAAGCAGCCCTACGTCCAAACATTCGATCGCTGGTTTGGTGCGCGGAGTGTCATTCCAGTGTCGAAAGATTTGCGTGAGTTAATTATTGAAAATATGCGACTAACGATCGATGCTAAACAGGAAGTGCCCGAAAATGAATTATGA
- a CDS encoding glycogen/starch/alpha-glucan phosphorylase: protein MQTQDTHKQPENDLNGSSVADLKRDFLNKLFYVQGKFPALASLNDYYMALSYTVRDRLLERWINTAAIYTDSGARTICYLSAEFLMGPQLGNNLINLGIYDQAQQAVEELGLDLDALLEQEEEPGLGNGGLGRLAACYLDSMATLEIPSIGYGIRYEFGIFEQDIRDGWQVERTDKWLRFGNPWEISRPEWAVEVKLGGHVDHYTDEQGRYRVRWIPYEVVKGVPYDNPILGYKTNTANTLRLWTAEAPESFDFAAFNSGNYAGAVHKKMVSENVSKVLYPNDDSDRGKRLRLTQQIFFVSCSLQDTIRIMQVQDLPLAKFHEKFVIQLNDTHPAISIAELMRLLVDEHYMKWDQAWAITQRTFAYTNHTILPEALERWPIALFSSLLPRHMEIIYEINHHFIDDVRMKFPDDPDRIARMSLIDESGEKYVRMAHLACVGSHAINGVAALHTELLQQDVLSDFYALYPHKFSNKTNGVTPRRFVVLSNPRLTDLISSKIGNGWIKHLDELKKLEAYVDDIEFQQEWQDIKYNLKRDLANQIVKDYGINVDPHSLFDIQAKRIHEYKRQHLNVLHIITLYNRIKANPDIDITPQTFLFGGKAAPGYFMAKLIIKLINSVADVVNRDPDVRDRIKVVFLKDYSVKFAQHVYPAADLSEQISTAGKEASGTGNMKFAMNGALTIGTLDGANIEIREEVGAENFFLFGLTEQEVQKMSADGYSPIDYYHTNLELKLAIDRIASGFFSHGDPELFKPLLHTLFDRDPYFLFADYQAYIDCQHQASLVYRDLERWTRMSILNVARMGKFSSDRSIREYCEDIWHIKPVKVELNTSMPDNLSLKH from the coding sequence ATGCAAACCCAAGATACTCACAAACAGCCGGAAAACGATCTCAATGGATCGAGTGTGGCAGATCTTAAGCGAGACTTTCTGAACAAGCTATTTTATGTCCAAGGCAAGTTTCCGGCACTGGCAAGCCTGAATGACTATTACATGGCATTGTCTTATACTGTGCGCGATCGATTGCTAGAACGTTGGATTAATACTGCTGCAATCTATACCGATTCAGGCGCGCGGACGATTTGCTACCTCTCTGCCGAATTTTTGATGGGGCCACAACTGGGCAATAATCTGATCAATTTGGGTATTTATGACCAAGCTCAACAAGCGGTTGAGGAATTGGGACTAGATCTCGATGCCCTGCTCGAACAAGAAGAGGAACCCGGACTGGGCAATGGCGGCTTGGGGCGATTGGCGGCTTGTTATTTGGATTCGATGGCAACATTAGAAATTCCATCGATTGGCTATGGGATTCGCTATGAATTCGGCATCTTCGAGCAAGATATTCGCGATGGTTGGCAGGTGGAGCGCACCGATAAATGGTTGCGATTTGGCAATCCTTGGGAAATTTCGCGTCCAGAGTGGGCGGTAGAAGTTAAGTTAGGTGGCCACGTTGACCATTATACCGACGAGCAAGGGCGGTATCGGGTGAGATGGATACCCTATGAGGTAGTTAAGGGTGTGCCCTACGATAACCCGATTTTGGGATACAAGACCAATACTGCCAATACTTTACGGTTATGGACGGCTGAAGCTCCAGAGTCGTTTGATTTTGCGGCGTTCAATTCTGGTAACTATGCCGGAGCCGTACATAAAAAGATGGTTTCGGAAAATGTCTCGAAGGTGTTGTACCCAAATGATGATAGCGATCGAGGTAAACGGTTGCGTCTAACTCAGCAGATCTTCTTTGTTTCTTGTTCGTTGCAAGACACGATCCGGATCATGCAAGTTCAGGATCTCCCCTTGGCGAAATTCCACGAAAAATTTGTGATTCAACTCAATGATACTCACCCCGCAATTTCGATCGCGGAATTGATGCGGTTGTTAGTCGATGAGCATTATATGAAGTGGGACCAAGCTTGGGCGATTACCCAACGGACTTTTGCTTATACCAATCATACGATCTTACCAGAAGCCCTCGAACGGTGGCCGATCGCGCTGTTTTCGAGTCTGTTACCTCGACACATGGAAATTATCTATGAAATTAACCACCATTTCATCGATGATGTACGGATGAAATTCCCTGACGATCCCGATCGGATTGCGCGGATGTCATTGATCGATGAAAGTGGCGAAAAGTACGTCCGGATGGCGCATTTAGCTTGTGTGGGCAGTCATGCGATTAACGGAGTAGCCGCACTGCACACCGAATTACTCCAACAGGATGTATTGAGTGACTTCTACGCATTGTATCCACACAAATTTAGCAATAAGACTAATGGTGTCACCCCGCGCCGCTTTGTAGTGTTGAGCAATCCGCGTTTAACCGATCTGATTTCTAGTAAAATTGGCAATGGTTGGATTAAACATTTAGATGAGTTGAAAAAACTCGAAGCCTATGTTGATGACATAGAGTTTCAGCAGGAATGGCAAGATATTAAGTACAATCTCAAGCGCGATCTCGCTAATCAAATAGTTAAAGACTATGGGATTAATGTCGATCCTCACTCGCTGTTTGATATTCAAGCCAAGCGGATTCATGAGTACAAACGCCAACATCTGAATGTCCTCCATATTATTACGCTCTACAACCGGATTAAAGCCAATCCCGATATCGATATTACGCCGCAGACATTCCTATTTGGCGGTAAGGCTGCGCCAGGTTATTTTATGGCGAAGCTAATCATTAAGTTGATTAACTCCGTTGCCGATGTCGTCAATCGCGATCCTGATGTCCGCGATCGAATTAAAGTTGTGTTCCTTAAAGATTACAGCGTCAAATTCGCCCAACATGTCTATCCAGCCGCCGATCTATCCGAGCAAATTTCGACCGCTGGGAAAGAAGCCTCCGGGACTGGTAATATGAAATTTGCCATGAATGGGGCATTGACGATCGGTACCCTCGATGGTGCTAATATTGAAATCCGCGAAGAGGTTGGGGCAGAGAACTTCTTCCTATTTGGTTTAACCGAGCAAGAAGTTCAAAAGATGAGTGCTGATGGATATTCGCCGATCGACTATTACCACACTAATCTAGAGCTAAAACTGGCGATCGATCGGATTGCATCTGGTTTCTTCTCTCATGGCGATCCAGAGTTATTCAAGCCATTACTACACACACTTTTCGATCGAGATCCTTACTTCTTGTTTGCTGATTATCAAGCCTATATTGATTGTCAACATCAAGCTAGTCTAGTTTATCGCGATCTCGAACGCTGGACGCGGATGTCGATCTTAAATGTGGCGCGAATGGGTAAATTTTCTTCGGATCGATCGATTCGGGAATATTGCGAAGATATTTGGCATATTAAACCTGTCAAGGTGGAGTTAAATACATCAATGCCCGATAATCTTAGTTTAAAACATTAA
- a CDS encoding pentapeptide repeat-containing protein has translation MSESNFKSEIVTAEALVQAYKAGRRNFTGANLMTVNLSHADLKGANLSYADLNAADLSHANLRGADLSYAYLSNANLSGADLRGAMLIGTDLQAAILESTMLDAANYDPKTTQFPAGFDPQQARLKPDR, from the coding sequence ATGTCTGAATCAAATTTCAAATCAGAGATCGTCACGGCTGAAGCACTCGTGCAAGCCTACAAAGCAGGTCGCCGCAATTTTACTGGCGCGAACTTAATGACTGTTAATTTGAGTCATGCGGACTTGAAGGGTGCCAATCTCAGCTATGCCGATCTGAATGCTGCCGATTTGAGTCATGCGAACTTGCGTGGTGCTGATTTGAGCTACGCTTACCTATCAAATGCCAATTTGTCAGGAGCGGATCTTCGAGGTGCGATGTTAATTGGTACCGATCTGCAAGCGGCAATTTTGGAGTCTACCATGCTTGATGCTGCAAATTACGACCCCAAAACAACCCAGTTCCCCGCTGGTTTCGACCCGCAACAAGCCCGATTAAAACCCGATCGTTGA
- a CDS encoding carboxypeptidase regulatory-like domain-containing protein, whose protein sequence is MSEFCNGESSFHHFFKHCRFLSQTLILASQLVILLAPIVAAQSTPDRPKEEIVQNKPITPAVIPEGDRTLPVGLNINGKNVLPSINVVGKEDGEKAVNFEGWLVPFDEVIEALKFKVKELPTGQIEISSPIFKYLLSPDKIGKDRQLGRTIAIRDLNAIPGLTAKFDINKYAIDLLVPTIDRDGGTSIVEQPIVVDGLPVARPIGWGLGAIQQRTNVSGQSSSGGTAQGELKAVGNIFDANWYIKVDQPQLDRPGNWNITDGVIIRQRPQSDLVFGSQIPFWRRQSSATGTYWGGTSIWREGFTPSVQLFGADFSVNDRLQSSRVARSIVGQAVPGTLVQLVRGSQITPLQEILVDSSGIYRFDNIIVGNGIDSIFGQDYRVLIYPNGLLTANPEIRPAQFITTPGQLPTGGSALVVSAGGNRIAAGNFGDFDAVQGGVLYRRGLNETLTVGVGTAFDREVLGVAEVFWQPNNTPLQVAFSATTGKQWDILGRLDYRPSNDFFLTANTDQFSSRANANWKLSPTFTATSNFDSQRGLSVGGQYSATGSNSSTSLNAEIDSQARLKLGASQRLERWQLSSQINESATTTQLAYNLGGNSDTGNDIVATYQTNSQATATSSPYFSSLVWRYRSIDKTADGRSVWQSELGYGLNNLSSGVVAGLDLNVIPGLRLRGSYRGASENGRDSYAIELTTTLLTSTGIQGTNTAIDELRALGQVELTAFYDTNGNSRQDPGEATYYDPLLFKINGKSLKSVRIASATDSFAMIKLPPDSYRVDIDPAGHPVNYRSSIDAVRLDVAAGNITKISVPLVPAYVYTGVVQDKAGKPVIGGRVEATAMKNGTKISSITNDAGVYYLEGLEQGKYKLTISDLPATPGHLNITATSQPSQELNLTVDIPTENPQPPTPPTPPITPTTNPPTSRSNPNLFNNYTYIANPDRIGSSIATSIHRY, encoded by the coding sequence ATGTCTGAATTTTGCAATGGTGAATCGTCATTTCACCATTTTTTTAAACACTGTCGATTTTTATCACAAACACTCATTCTCGCCAGTCAGCTAGTTATCCTCCTAGCTCCGATCGTCGCCGCCCAATCAACACCCGATCGACCCAAAGAAGAGATCGTTCAAAATAAACCCATCACACCCGCCGTCATTCCTGAAGGCGATCGAACATTACCTGTCGGTTTAAATATTAACGGGAAAAATGTCCTGCCCAGCATTAATGTCGTAGGTAAAGAAGATGGTGAAAAGGCGGTTAACTTTGAGGGGTGGTTGGTACCATTTGATGAAGTTATCGAAGCATTAAAGTTTAAGGTCAAAGAGCTACCAACCGGACAGATTGAAATTAGTTCGCCGATCTTTAAATATCTACTATCACCAGATAAAATCGGTAAAGATCGACAATTGGGTCGAACGATCGCGATTAGAGATTTGAACGCGATTCCAGGGCTGACCGCCAAATTCGATATCAATAAATACGCTATCGATTTATTAGTACCGACGATCGATCGAGATGGTGGTACGAGTATCGTAGAACAGCCGATCGTTGTCGATGGTTTACCTGTTGCTAGACCGATCGGTTGGGGCTTAGGGGCGATCCAGCAGCGCACGAACGTTTCCGGCCAATCTAGTTCTGGTGGCACCGCCCAAGGCGAATTAAAAGCCGTTGGGAACATCTTTGATGCCAACTGGTATATCAAGGTAGACCAACCTCAACTCGATCGACCTGGAAATTGGAATATTACCGATGGGGTCATCATTCGCCAACGCCCCCAATCGGATCTAGTCTTCGGTTCCCAGATCCCCTTCTGGCGGCGACAGAGCAGCGCGACTGGTACTTATTGGGGCGGTACGAGTATTTGGCGTGAGGGCTTTACCCCATCAGTGCAATTATTTGGTGCGGATTTCTCCGTCAACGATCGTTTACAATCTTCGCGAGTAGCTAGATCGATCGTCGGGCAAGCTGTCCCAGGGACGCTAGTACAGTTGGTACGCGGTTCGCAAATTACCCCACTCCAAGAGATCCTCGTCGATAGTTCGGGGATTTATCGCTTTGACAATATTATCGTCGGTAATGGAATCGACAGTATCTTCGGGCAAGATTATCGCGTACTGATCTATCCCAATGGTCTACTTACCGCCAATCCCGAAATTCGTCCCGCCCAATTTATTACTACACCAGGACAACTACCGACAGGTGGATCGGCATTGGTGGTGTCCGCAGGTGGCAATCGGATTGCAGCGGGAAATTTTGGTGATTTTGATGCAGTTCAGGGTGGCGTACTCTATCGGCGCGGTTTGAATGAGACGCTGACAGTCGGTGTGGGGACGGCGTTCGATCGCGAAGTATTAGGTGTAGCCGAGGTCTTTTGGCAACCGAATAATACACCGCTCCAGGTTGCCTTTTCAGCCACGACGGGCAAACAATGGGATATTTTGGGGCGGCTCGATTATCGTCCTTCTAATGATTTCTTTCTCACCGCCAATACCGACCAGTTTTCCTCTCGCGCCAATGCCAACTGGAAACTCAGTCCCACTTTTACGGCGACTAGTAACTTTGATAGTCAGCGCGGCTTGAGTGTCGGCGGACAATACAGTGCGACTGGGAGCAATAGCTCGACCTCGCTCAATGCTGAGATCGACAGCCAAGCGCGACTCAAACTCGGTGCCAGTCAACGCCTAGAGCGGTGGCAACTGAGCAGTCAAATCAATGAATCAGCCACAACCACGCAACTTGCCTACAACTTAGGCGGAAATTCCGATACTGGTAATGATATCGTCGCTACTTATCAAACCAATAGTCAAGCTACCGCCACTAGCAGCCCCTATTTTTCCAGCCTCGTCTGGCGATATCGATCGATCGACAAAACTGCCGATGGTCGTTCCGTCTGGCAATCCGAACTCGGCTACGGATTGAATAATTTGAGTAGCGGGGTAGTGGCTGGCTTAGACCTCAATGTAATTCCTGGCTTGCGCTTGCGTGGGAGTTATCGCGGCGCATCTGAAAATGGACGAGATAGTTATGCGATCGAACTGACGACTACCCTACTCACTAGTACGGGAATTCAAGGCACAAATACGGCAATTGATGAGTTACGCGCACTCGGACAAGTGGAACTCACCGCCTTTTACGATACAAATGGCAACAGTCGCCAAGATCCAGGGGAAGCCACTTACTACGATCCTTTATTATTTAAAATCAATGGCAAATCACTCAAATCCGTGCGGATTGCCAGCGCAACCGATAGCTTCGCCATGATTAAATTACCACCAGACAGTTATCGTGTAGATATCGATCCGGCAGGACATCCAGTCAATTATCGCAGCTCGATCGATGCTGTGCGCTTAGATGTAGCCGCTGGCAATATCACAAAGATTTCAGTTCCGTTAGTACCTGCCTACGTCTATACAGGCGTAGTTCAAGACAAAGCTGGTAAGCCTGTAATCGGTGGTAGAGTCGAAGCGACTGCCATGAAAAATGGAACGAAAATTAGTTCGATTACCAACGATGCAGGCGTTTATTACCTCGAAGGTTTAGAACAAGGCAAATACAAACTTACTATCAGCGACTTACCCGCGACCCCTGGTCATCTCAATATCACTGCTACATCCCAACCCTCGCAAGAACTCAACCTCACCGTCGATATTCCCACCGAAAATCCTCAACCACCAACCCCACCAACCCCACCAATCACCCCAACCACCAACCCACCTACATCTCGATCTAACCCCAATCTATTTAATAACTACACTTACATTGCCAACCCCGATCGGATTGGTAGCTCGATCGCGACGAGTATTCATCGATACTAA